The proteins below come from a single Alnus glutinosa chromosome 9, dhAlnGlut1.1, whole genome shotgun sequence genomic window:
- the LOC133877563 gene encoding UDP-glycosyltransferase 76E2-like gives MEKERKRSLRVVLVPFPFQGHITPMLQLGSILHSNGFSITVVHAQYNSPNPSSHPDFSFIPLPDTSSGPPVPGDIIASLVQLNTNYKARFQECLAEVMRQQGPDDGIACIIHDELMYFSQAEAKDLKLPSIVLTISSAANFLARAALIQLRAEGHIPFPESMSQNLVPELYPLRFKDLPIFEKLDDYLPIVSKAFNNKTFSPIIYNTIECLENSSLAKIQQQYQVPIFPIGPMHRIVSTASSSSLLEEDISCLTWLDKQSCKSVIYVSLGSVAFMDIKELVEMALGLANSMQPFLWVVRPGSVRCAEWIEVLPEGFKENIGERGYIVKWAPQKEVLAHGAVGGFLSHCGWNSTIESICEGIPMICRPCFGDQTVNARYVSHVWRLGLELEGDLERGEIERAIRKVMAEEEGEAMRERAKNLKENIELCTKEGGSSYNSLKRLVEMIMSF, from the exons atggaaaaggaaagaaagagaagtcTCCGGGTGGTGCTAGTCCCATTCCCGTTCCAAGGCCACATAACCCCAATGCTTCAGTTGGGCAGCATCCTCCACTCCAATGGTTTCTCCATCACTGTCGTTCACGCCCAATACAACTCCCCCAACCCTTCAAGCCACCCTGATTTCAGCTTTATTCCCTTGCCGGATACCTCATCCGGCCCGCCCGTACCTGGCGATATAATAGCTTCTTTAGTACAGCTTAATACCAATTACAAAGCTCGTTTCCAGGAATGCTTGGCTGAAGTGATGAGGCAACAGGGCCCGGACGATGGAATCGCCTGCATCATCCACGATGAGTTGATGTACTTTTCCCAAGCAGAGGCGAAGGACCTGAAGCTTCCAAGCATCGTCTTAACCATCAGTAGTGCCGCCAATTTTCTTGCTCGTGCTGCCCTTATCCAACTCAGGGCAGAAGGCCACATCCCCTTCCCAG AATCTATGTCGCAGAATCTCGTTCCGGAGCTTTATCCACTTAGGTTCAAGGATCTacctatttttgaaaaattagatgATTATTTGCCAATAGTGAGTAAAGCTTTTAACAATAAAACATTTTCACCCATCATTTATAATACAATTGAATGCCTTGAAAATTCATCATTGGCAAAGATCCAACAGCAATATCAAGTTCCAATATTTCCAATAGGCCCTATGCATAGGATTGTCTCGACTGCTTCCTCTAGTAGCTTATTGGAAGAGGACATTAGTTGCTTGACATGGCTTGATAAGCAAAGTTGTAAATCTGTCATTTACGTAAGCTTGGGAAGTGTGGCATTCATGGACATCAAAGAGCTTGTTGAGATGGCTTTGGGGCTAGCAAACAGCATGCAACCTTTCTTATGGGTGGTTCGGCCAGGCTCAGTTCGTTGTGCTGAATGGATTGAGGTATTACCTGAAGGTTTCAAAGAAAACATTGGTGAGAGGGGTTATATTGTGAAATGGGCACcccaaaaagaagttttggCGCACGGCGCTGTGGGAGGGTTTTTGAGCCATTGTGGATGGAATTCAACGATAGAGAGCATATGCGAAGGAATTCCAATGATATGCCGACCGTGTTTTGGAGACCAGACAGTGAATGCAAGGTATGTCAGCCACGTATGGAGGTTAGGCCTGGAATTGGAGGGTGATTTGGAGAGAGGTGAGATAGAGAGAGCTATAAGAAAAGTAATGGCGGAAGAGGAAGGGGAGGCCATGCGGGAAAGAGCTAAGAATTTGAAGGAGAATATTGAACTTTGCACTAAAGAAGGTGGCTCTTCCTACAATTCCTTGAAGAGGCTGGTGGAGATGATCATGTCATTTTAA
- the LOC133878028 gene encoding copper transporter 6-like translates to MDGMDHGGMHDMGGMSPPPSSMNGTTGMMHHKMMMHMTFFWGTNAEILFSHWPGKSTGMYVLALFSIFALSFLVEFLSHCRLVKPGSSDMAAGLVQTFLFAVRIGLAYMVMLAVMSFNGGVFLVAVAGHTLGFFFFGSRIFKKPEAVKGSDLPPLTCC, encoded by the coding sequence ATGGATGGTATGGATCACGGTGGTATGCATGACATGGGCGGCATGTCGCCACCACCATCGTCCATGAATGGCACAACTGGGATGATGCACCACAAGATGATGATGCACATGACCTTCTTCTGGGGAACGAACGCCGAGATACTCTTCTCTCACTGGCCGGGCAAAAGCACCGGCATGTACGTGTTAGCGTTGTTCTCCATCTTTGCGCTCTCTTTTCTCGTTGAGTTTCTCTCTCATTGCCGCTTGGTCAAACCCGGCTCGTCCGACATGGCGGCTGGTCTCGTCCAAACCTTCTTGTTCGCCGTACGGATTGGGCTGGCTTACATGGTTATGTTGGCTGTCATGTCTTTCAATGGCGGTGTGTTTTTGGTTGCCGTGGCTGGGCATACtttggggtttttcttttttggtagcAGGATTTTCAAGAAACCAGAGGCGGTGAAAGGATCCGATCTTCCTCCTCTGACTTGTTGTTGA